In Nymphaea colorata isolate Beijing-Zhang1983 chromosome 10, ASM883128v2, whole genome shotgun sequence, the genomic stretch attgaaaagaaCATTCAGTTCTAGTTTccctttgtgtttgataatataggattttgattttagaattgaaaATCACGTTTGTGATAAAACGtgaattaaaattatagaattaaTAAAGTAAAACTATCATAACATGTGCCCTTGTGCCctaaagaaagataaaaagttttaaaattctggaatcataattccttcCCTTAGGGTAGAATCAGAACTCCAGAAATTTGATTCAAGAATAAGCCTGTAATTCGGGAATCAAGATCCTTTGTTTGATAATATTTACAACCACTGCTGGCCTATTTCCATTAGCACCAAAGCTGTTATCATCTTTACGCCACTGCTGGTCTATTTTGTTGTAGTTAAAGcaattctcatttcatcaaaaatgaagattttattTGCAGAGTTCCCGGCCTCATCAGACACCCCGCCACAACATTCCTGAAATAAAATTGAAGTTATATCAAGTTCATGAGCTCCGATGATTATTTTTTGGgaacaaaattaattttggaGTTGCATAACTCGATAGCTGCATTTCACTGGGTATCAATGGCGGCCTCAACCCACGAAACTCACAGACGGACAAGTTTTATAAGCCCATAACATTATCTAACTGTATAATTTTTCAGTCTCATTCTAACATCTGGCTTGAAGATGGGAAGCTGCTGGGTTCATGTTGGCTCACAAACTAAGTTAGCAAGACCAAGTCCCTTAGCTTTAACCACATATGTTCCGTATATGTGCTTATTCACATTGGAAAAGTAGGCgcccacaaaaatgaaaagaaagtaaaCTGATCAGAAACTTTCCTGCTTTATGcttttacataaaaatatgcTCCCGTATGTCACTCTAGCATTATCTGAATTAGcaccttttcccttttcaaggcatatcaaaatggtcaataaCACACTAGGAGTATAGgatggtgcatataaccaacttcgtttattaaaaacataaaaaataaaggcTGAGTAAAGTTTGAACGGAGAACAACTTGTTGATTGTTGGTCCTACAACTAATGGAGTAGAATGTCACTTCTTATTTCATATTGGAGACCTGAATATCAAGTGGTATTGTCCAAGCAAGTAGTACATAAGAACTTCTTTAGCGATCCCTAGCTTGATAGATGATACATATGGGCCCACGCCTGCTGTTTCTAATTAATGGTACTGCCTAAAACTGTTGTTAACTTGAATGGGTACATATTCTGGATATAGGTTAACAataataaagatgaaaaagggGCCCCTttatctgcaaaaaaaaaaaaaaaaaaaaaaaaaaaaagaggttggTGCTTGGAAGATTTGACGTGGACGACTCGGCTACTGGAATTTGTTAAGAAACGGTGATGTCTACTCGGACcggctgtttttttttatatatatatacatatcgcatcataaataaataaaagtcaTCTGAAATTGATTATCAAGTCCAATTCTTGATTACAATTGCTATAACGTATAATGTAACTTCCACTTCGTGGGTAAATTACACAGTATAGCGTGGAACGGATCGACCATTTTGTAATGggaaaataaagtttttattgAAACAGAGCAGGACGACGAGCGATCATCCTGCAAAGCCTACAAGACGCaaataaagttttttattttaacagtGCAGGGCGACGAGAGATCATCCTGCAAAACCCTACAAAACGACaccaatatattatatatgcagCTTCCTTCTCCATGGAAAACCTGTTGGTACTTCAGTTGACAGCTCTGCAGGACTTTCTGATCTGCCCCTGCGACCCAGTGAGCACCTCGATTGAGCCCATCCGCACCATCGATTCAGAAAATTTATGGGCCCACATGGAGCCACGGTTGATGTTGGCACGGACCATGCTGGCCGTGTCTGCCCTATCCATGAGTGCTTGGTCCGACGAGAGGAGGCCACGGTGGTACTTGAGGTTCACGTAGTATTTGTTATCCACTCTTTTTGGTGTGGTCACGTCCAATGGCACCGTCGGATCCTGAGACGAGCCCGGAGCTGGACACTTCGTTTTCAGATACAACACGTACTTGGGGTCCATGGATGGATCCGCAGCGCCCGTGGAGTTGAAGTCATAGAGTCGATCGGAGAACAATGAGCAGTGGGAGTCTCCAATGGTGTGTGCGCCTGATAGCGTGACCATGTCCTCAAGAGAAAGGCCCTTTCTCGCGAAGTTTTCTTCCAATTGCTTGACGTCGAAAAACGGCATCGGGATGTTCTCCGCGACATCGGATTCCTTGGAGACAAGGCCATCCCGTCGCCCAGCCGGCACCGCATAGTAAAATCCTCCGGCGATGTGGATGGAATCTCGAGCTGCAAAGGCAAGGATGTCGGCGCAAGACACCACCTGAGGGCATTGCGACTCCAATACGGACTTGGCTTCATCTATGACATCGAAGCCACTGAGGCTGGGGTTGTTTATAGGAGAATCCTTCTCGGCCGTGTTGCCGGGTGTAGAGTCCAGCAGCACAGATGCATCACAACCCTGTGAAATGAAATGAACTTAATTTAGACATTGAACTCATTGTCTTCCCAAGATGATTAGTTGAGGACTTGAAATTCTGATGAGTTTTTCTCATTCTGCTACTAGCTATAGATTGGCAATTTAAAAAGAGAAAGTGCTGGAGTAGTACCCTGACGAAGCAGTCGTGGAAATGCATCCGGAGCAGGCCGGCTGGTGCGCCGGAATCACGAGCAACGGCCTTGGCGACGGTCTGCCGCACC encodes the following:
- the LOC116262994 gene encoding peroxidase 5-like, which produces MAAPYLATHGRLSWLGSLAIACCLLMEVAAWAGLAQAHGLRVDYYKHTCPSAEAVVRQTVAKAVARDSGAPAGLLRMHFHDCFVRGCDASVLLDSTPGNTAEKDSPINNPSLSGFDVIDEAKSVLESQCPQVVSCADILAFAARDSIHIAGGFYYAVPAGRRDGLVSKESDVAENIPMPFFDVKQLEENFARKGLSLEDMVTLSGAHTIGDSHCSLFSDRLYDFNSTGAADPSMDPKYVLYLKTKCPAPGSSQDPTVPLDVTTPKRVDNKYYVNLKYHRGLLSSDQALMDRADTASMVRANINRGSMWAHKFSESMVRMGSIEVLTGSQGQIRKSCRAVN